The Lolium rigidum isolate FL_2022 chromosome 2, APGP_CSIRO_Lrig_0.1, whole genome shotgun sequence genomic interval ACGGCAATGAAAGTCAGATCCCAGCCACGGCCAGTCTCGGCGGGCGGCTAGACGATCGTCCTCGACGCCTGAGGTCACGAGAGCGGTCAGAAAATGCACGAACGTTTTGCTTTATCGGTCACAAGCATCTGATTTATTTCCGGGTGCTGCAGCCTAGCATATGCACCGTaggtttttttatattttttttcttctgtaaaagacgttttattacttaaaagtttTGAGCATTACACCCGACATCTGCATAGTTAAGATGCAGATAACCGTTCAACGTTACAAATACTACGTATCTCATAACCAAATAATATACGCCTTATAgattaaaacggaggtagtagtgcaaGATGTCCATCACACAGAAAAACAACTATATCCATCAAACTATGTAATTAAGATGGCTTGGACCTTCCTTAAAAAAACGATGGCTTGGACCTCTCTCCTAGTTAGGCGAATTTGATTTAAAAAAAGCTAGCTCATAGTCATAGAATAATGCCTTGGTCTTGtgggtactccctccattcacggTTTATCTCACGTTTTGGATTTATTTAaagttaaaattttaaaatttaattaaaaaatagaagaaaaatatcaacatatataaagtgcatataatttCAATATATACTCTATGATGATTCTAAAACAATAGATTCATTGTATAGGTATtaatatttttcctaaatatttagtcaaacttCAGAAAAGTTCACTTTGACTAAACCAAGAAACATGATGTAGCTGTGAATCGGAGCTGAGTACAATCTGGCAACGTGTGTCAAGCTCAAGCAAACATTTGTTAGCGTCCTGCAACTATAGATACACTACTCCCTCGAATCAAAAATAAGTATCGATGGTTTAGTCAAACTTTGAACTAGATTAGTATAAAATTTCCGACACTTACCATGAATGGGACTATGGGAATGAGCCATAGTATGGAAAACTAATACAATATCCaccaagaaaagaaaagcaaagaAACCACCCAGTTGGATCCCATGGAAAAAGTATACTAGTCCAACACACAATTCCATTTCCATCGACTACTTTACTACTAAGAAAATCATCGACCAGCTAGTGATCATATTCACGCAGGGAACCTTTCcctgttgctttttttttttttgagattcttTCCCTGTTGCTAAAGTATGGTTATGTGTCAGGTGTCTAGACATAGAGTAGAGGTTCAGGAATATTCAGATGCATCTGCGACAGTGTGTATAACCAGAAGAGAATATGTATGTGCGCACGGCTGATTGATCGACCGCGGTCCGGCGCCAAGTCGCCGTACGTGCGCAGTTTCTGAAAACGTGCAGCCGTGTGGCGATCCCGGCGGAAGTCGCCGTCGCCGGCTTCTTCAGCCAGAACCGGATTCAGTTACAAATGGGCGGGCTAGCCGCCGAATACGGCGAACCGGTGCGGCGTGGTCAAGACCGAAAAAACGGTCTTCGAAGTTTCCTCCCGGCCGATTTTCGTGCGTTCGCGTTGCTGTCTGCTGAGTGCTGAGTTTCGGATGGTGACGGCAGCCGCTTGAGCTGGCGCGCACCAAACTCAACCTTGGCAAGGATTGTATTCACGGGTGATGAGGGAATGCAGTGGTAAATTTTGTTTGATCGATCACGAGCTTGCCAGGTTGGTTTGTTAGCGCATCTTTAGCCAGACGACCGTGCGTGGAGAGGTGGACGTGGACAGGCCACGGACGCTTTAGCGGCACGATCCAAACAATCTCGATCGCGTCCGTTCCCTAAATTTTGAGAACCAAATGCGTCTACGCGAACAATAGTACGTTCTTCGTTTTCGCTCGGATGGGTCAAGAGCTTGCATGGCAGCGACCTAACAGACTTCTTCCTCTAACTTTCAATGGAGGTAGGCTGACTTCAAAGCTGATAGCACTAATTGCGCTCCTGCGCTGGCCGTGTCGTGAAACTAGCCACCTACCTTCAATGCGAGTGTTTCGGCCTACGTGCCGGCATCCAATGCCCCGTCCTTTTTAATAGGCCAGCGACAGTCATTTTTGTTTCCACAACCTCATCTTTTTTCCATTCCCCACCACAGGTATCCCGACAACCATGGCTGGCGGCATATGATCGAGGGGAGGCCACCTAGACGGCGCGTGGCCGGGTCGAGGTCACATAGGAAGACGtgaggggagagggagaggccAGAGTCAACTACCATCGTCCCTGTCGCCACCGAGTCCGACGCCATCGACCTCTTCGGATTTGGCTTTGGCATGACCATCCACTTGGGCATGGACACGTGATAGGCTGCACATCCCTCATAAGTTCTCGTCGATCCTCAATGGCCAAGAGCCCCATGATATTGCGGGTGGCCGGCAGCGTGACCGGCATGTGGTTCGTGGTGGTGTTGTTCGACCTCATTGGTCAGATGTACCTCCACCCAATTTCTTGAAGCATATTGTTTCCGAATATGTATGCAATCACTATGTAAGACTAATTATATGTAAGTTATCCCAACACCAGACCGAATGGATCAAGTCGCTGGGCCCGCGGCCCAAATTCTATTCGTGGCGCGGCCCAAGCGGATAAAATTGATCTATTTGAATCGTCGTTTGAATTGCCCTGCTGGAGATGCACTTAGCCAGACGGATTATCAACTGCCAGTTCTCCCCCGCAGTGACATGTGTCATGTATAAGGCGGCCAGACCTCCATGGCACCATGAACAATTTCCAGACACCGCAAGAAGGTATATCCTCGTCGATCGACACACTCCACGTAGTCAGTGTCGCTTGCATACTGCATAGCCCAACCAATGTAGACGTTCGTCACATGTTTGTATCTGCCTCTACATTATCTTATCCTAAAAATCCTTACATTAGCGATTTGGcattaaaataataaaaatccaTTGGCCAAAACCAAACCATCCACTACTCCTTAGTCTAAAACTAATCTCCCCTGGTGGGCATACTTTCATAGAGAGGCGGCGTAGGGAAACGAAGAACAAACAACGAGAACCCCTATACCTAAGTTTTTATGTTGTCATTTTTATGTTCTTTTTGAAGTCATCCATTGTGAATAATTGGAGGAGGGCAACCATTCATGCCATGAAATGTGATCGTTTAAGGAAATCTTGAAATGTGTATCCTGGTTTTGTTATAAAAAAATTGAGCATAGCCATAGAACCTTCCATTGGCATCTAAGAGTGCTCATAGTGGGAAAatttagctagtaacatcacacacttcaagatattttggtgaaatggcataacaataaatgaaagaagagagggaggtggtaactagctatgttactgtaCCATGACATCACACATCCCAAGATAAAATGatctacaaactaataaatgagacttCCATGATACCACCTCTATGTTACTTtctactatgaaggtagtaatatggactagtaacttatgcatgacaccaccttatgttactccccactataagTAGCCTAACAGTAAGATCATATCCATGCACTGCATAACCCAACCAACGCAGACCTTCGTCCCATGTTTGCATTTGCTTCCGCATTAATATATCTTAAAAATCTTTCATTGGCAATTTGGCATGTAAAAAAGAAGTCCATTGGCCGAAAACAACCCATCCACTACTCCCAACAGTTTTGAACTAATCTCCCCTATTATGAGCGGTGGCACCCAAAAACAACATAAGCAATAACTAGAACCCCATTCTAAATAAATTATATCGGTATTTTTAATATACCCCCTCCTTCCTGTGATTTCAGACAATCTTCGTGGTACGGAGGGCCTACAATTTGATGCCAAACATTCAAAAGACCGAATCATTGGGCTAGAGGCTTCTTCTTGCTTTCTCCTGGTGCAGGTCTTTGCTGCTCGGGCATGTAGTCCTTCTTGTGTTGTGTTGCTGCGCTCTTGATGCGGCCGGTAACCTTCTTTGCATGTTTCCGTTTAAGTCGTTTTCAGCTGCCTCTCTGTGCCAAGACTGGGGGCACACTGCGCACCTCTGCCCTCTACAAACTCTACACCATCAGCGGGGAGTGTGATGACCACTTCGAGTTTGTCTGGCGAAATTGGGCTCCTTCCAAAATTCGTTTATTCGCTTGGATGTTTGTGCATGAGCGCATCCAATGCCACAGCAGTCTCTATTGCAAAGGGATCCTCGCCATCACTGGCAGAGCTACAACCAAGGTGGGTGGGGTGGGGGTGGGAGGGGGGGGCTGCCCCCCCAGCCCATGAACAGTTCCTGAAGAATCTGTACGGATTTGGCTCTGCCCCTTCGGAAACCCCCAGGCACATTGTGTTCGAGTGCCCTTTTGAGAGGTAGTTCTGGGCTGCGATGGGCATCCATTCTTACACCACTCTCCGCGTCCAACGCGGCACCGTTTGTGCCTCCCGTCACCAACTGTCTGCCTCATTTGTCTGTGGCACTCGTGGAAACACCGCAAATTGTGTGTTCTTTGAAGGGCTCCCTCCCTCGCTCTCACTGCTCCGCAAATGCTGCCGATACGCTGACGTCAACTCAGTCCGCTCTTTAGTTTGTTGCTTTAACCCGAGCCCACCCCTCTTTGCGTTGGGTGTACTCTCACCTAGGTGCCTAGTCTCCCCCCGCCCCCTGTAATTTGCTGCCATACGGGATTTCACCCATTCTTTAATGAAATGATATATTCAGGCGGCAGCCTTTGAGCTCTCCCCGGTGAACAATAAAAAAACAAGTCATTTCAGCACCATTATAACCTTATGTGGCATCTGGCACCACTAATTCAAAGCCGGGCTCTTTAATCCTATTGTCTAAAAATGTGTTTCTTGGTAACAATTAAGGATAGTAGTTTCTTGCTTTTCTTCATTATTATCTTACCCTTTAACTTACCATTCGCATCTTAAAAATAACATCCATTGGCGAAAAAAGAGCCCCATCCACGActaatgaatgtttgtgtgtaaTTTATGTCAAACATTTGAAATTGCAGAATAATTCGGTAAAACAATCATTAATCCCATCAAATTCGTCCTTTCAAAGGAAAACATGGAATGTGTATCTTGTTTTGCTAACGATTATGTATTTCCTAATTATATGTTTCATTTATTGACTAACTAATTTCAATAAAAATTGAGTAAGTAATAATGGTCTTGTATTAGTGTTTTTTCTAAATTAGAAATAATATAACGCCCTGCCATATTTCGGTTTTTATTAAAGCATGCAACTGGGATGAGCAAAATGTCTCTTGAGTCTTGAGAGGATTCGAGAGTCCCCAGGAGCAGAATACATGCTAAACTAGCAGCCAAAAAAGATGCAGAGCAGAATATTCGCTTCCCGCCTCTGCCTCTCTGGCATTTATAAAGCGCCCTCGCCGTCCGAGGAAGGCGACCACCCCAACAGAGAGACACGAACCAGACCATCGCGCCGCATAGCATGAGCAAcaccggcggcgaggaggcgctGAGGCAGCAGTACGTCCTCGGCGACGAGATCGGGCGGGGCCGTTTCGGTGTCGTCCGCCGCTGCTACTCCGCCGCCACGGGGGAGTCCCTCGCCGTCAAGTCCACCCCCAAGGCGCCGCTCCGCGACAAGTCTGACCCGCTCGACCTGGCCCTGGCCGAGCAGGAGCCCAAGGTGCACCTCCTGGCCTCGGCGCCGCCCTGCAGCCCGCACGTGGTCGCGCTCCACGCCGCCTTCGAGGACGCCCACGCCGTCCACCTCGTCGTCGACCTCTGCGACGGCGGGGACCTCTTCTCCCTCATCTCCGCCCGCGGCCGCCTCCTTCCCGAGCACGAAGCCGCCCGGATCGCGGCGCAGCTCGCCGCCGCGCTCGCGTCCTGCCACCGCCGCGGGGTCGCGCACCGGGACGTCAAGCCCGACAACCTCCTCTTCGACGCCGCCACGGGCGCGCTCAAGCTCGGCGACTTCGGCTCCGCGGAGTGGTTCGGGGACGGGCGGGCGATGGCGGGGCTGGTCGGCACGCCCTACTACGTCGCGCCCGAGGTGGTCGCCGGGAGGGAGTACGGCGAGAAGGTGGACGTGTGGAGCGCCGGCGTGGTGCTGTACATGATGCTCTCTGGCACAGTGCCCTTCTACGGCGCCACCGCGCCCGAGATCTTCGAGGCCGTGCTCCGCGGCACCCTGCGCTTCCCGCCGCGCGCCTTCGCCTCTGTCTCGCCCGAGGCCAAGGACCTCCTGCGCCGCATGCTCTGCCGGGACGTTTCACGGAGGCTCTCCGCCGAGCAGGTCCTGAGGCATCCATGGATCGTGAGCCGTGGGGGAAATGCGGTGGCGGACTGAAGACGATCGACATGTTTCATGCGCTCCCTCCACCTGTAGATAGATCTTCAGAGATGGCGACTCTCAGCCTTTTGCCCTGTTCTAATTTCCGGCAAAATCGGCCTCGGACAGAGCAGTGGTGGTGGCAGAGTTTGGTACTGTAGATGAAATAGTGCTTCTCGTGAAGCTGGAATTGCAGAACCTGAACCTCCTAGTTTGTTCTGAATCTGTGAAGTCCTTGTACAGTCTTGTTCAGTTTTTCTACCTGAAGAAATGTAAGTGAGGGGTTTGTAGACAGACTTTGTTTAGCGAAAATGGAACAAAGAATCTTGATGTTTTTGTACACTTCACCTATGTGTGCTATGGTTTCAAAAAACCACCGGCTTTCAACTTTTTGTAGACAGACTTTGTTCAGGCGAAAATGGAACAGATAATCTGGATGTTTTTGTACACTtcacctatgtgttgcttcagttTCACCCATCGTTAATTTTCTGTGCTCCGAGAAAACTTTCATTTCTTTCCCTAAATGAACACTAATTGTGAGTACTCCCTCCACTGCAAGTCTGAGAGCTTTGCTGATAGTttgatctataaggctgaagtggtGGATCTTTCGCCCAAGCATGTTCATCGATCCTGTTTGTTTCGAATCTGTAGTCCTTTGTGCTTGTGCAGCCTTCTTCAATTCTAGTTGAAGAAGAGAGCGTTTATAGACAGACAATGTTCAGAAGAAAATGGAACCGAAAACTCTAGATATCTTTGTACCGTTTCATGTTGTGCTACATCCGTCTATTGTTGCTCCCATAACACGTGTAGTTCGTTACAGGAACACTTAATTCAAGAATCCTCCGCAAGTCTGCATGCTTTCATAGTTCCATGATACATTTACTGACTGCCCTGCTCATGTTGCAACTTGCAAAATCTGTTGTACCTGTGGGTTGATGTGTTCCGGTAACTGAACTTTCTGCAACTTGTGAGCTCTTAATTATTACTATCACATCAAATATCAATCACATGATAGCCATTCTAGTACCTAACTCAAAACACTTTTACTTTTGAAAATACCGCCTCCCGCATCCATCCAATCTTTTGTCCACCAGCTCCTAAGCTTCACCCACAGGAAGCTGGGATTCTTGGCCGCCCGATCCTACAATCTACCAATAAAGCAATGCCCTGTTACGCAACGCCGATACTATACTAACATGGTTATGATTCGGCACCATCTCTCCTCCGTTATCTTTCGCCAATTTGCAGAGATCGTGTCACATATTTTCTCTATCGTGGCCTTTGGGGGTGTTTTGGACATCTACAGTGCTCCAAGAAGCTTCACGATCTTATAATCTAGAAGCCTCCATCAAGATTGTTATTAATGTTCACATGTGggatttacacatgtattttaaaaGCACTATACAAATAATGTAAGATACCAACATATTTAGTGATGATATAATTAACTAATTAGGTGGGACACACTAATTTGGAGATGAATGTACAATTGATGTTGCCCTTTATATTTGCTGATTTTTGAGACTATGCACgattatttttttttaaaaaataatctcAATTTATACGAAAATATTTGCAATTATAAATACAATAAACATATAAGAAAGAATATGAAATATTGGTATTTCCGAGTGTACATCATGCTCAATACTATGAAAttctagtatggatgaagatagtACAATCCACCATTtatcaaatttaaaatatatgtatTTAGTGTTAAAACTGGCCAAAAAGAAGTTAAAATGTTCAGTATAAATAAGTAGAAACAGTAATTTTAACTCAATCTAATTGGGCCCAACATTTCTGGTGATTTAGCAAATTTGTTAGTCTTCAAAAACAAATTAATGCATGTCACAATAAATTAATAAATTATGAAATTAAAATTAATTTCCCCAACTTAAGAATCAGAGTTGCAAGTGGATGATCGTCTATTAATCTATCAATTAGATGGATGATGCGTTAAGCATGTTGTAATTTACCAATATAATGACGGTCTAGTACTCCATTTATGTAAATGTCACCCCTCTGTAATGTCATGGTAGAAACTTTTCCTACCACGTATTATCACACAAGCGAGGCCCCCGATCAGGGGTCATTGTTCTCCCAAGCTATCGACACCAACATGGTACAAGGGCTTCTTATATTCCGGAGGTGTGACACACAGAAGCAATAATAACGGTGGTCCAAGTAGTAGATCCGAAGGTGAGAGGGAAGGTCGTCGTTTTGCCGTGATCCAGCAGGAGAAGCTCATGACTGCCTCTCATGCATGATCGGTGATCAGGGTGCTACATATATATAATACTTGTATTTAGTACTAACGCCCAATATCCATATTGAATTGCATAATATATAAGCTAGCTATAAACCCAACGGCATAGAAGCAGATGAATACTGCCCCACTCCAGGCCTATCCAATTATCGATAATGGTCTCGAATCGAAAGAAAGAAAAAGCCGAGGCAGCAACAAACGCACgtccaaaaagaagaaaaacagaaAGGAAACAGAATAATCAACTAGGTTATAAAAATGATTAACCTACCTGGTGGGCCCCAACAAAATAATACAGTCTAGCTCACAAATCCATTCCATTGTCTACTTTTGCTGATATAAAAAATGATCAACTAGGTAGGTATTCA includes:
- the LOC124690946 gene encoding phosphoenolpyruvate carboxylase kinase 2-like, with product MTPGERSLPENALESLNWEKRFITERAEEVARMDNPSGGRFNNADRRAWWYGRDIDRTLREYGYHPRVRGQREPVYFPQAATMASPPTKQRAPERTAASGTSRTESSAVGRTRSAAPAPPSGRVVIRDNARRASSAPAHWTIGSGRRSRVKEEDASPPLPLAKKTCALAVRGRRPPQQRDTNQTIAPHSMSNTGGEEALRQQYVLGDEIGRGRFGVVRRCYSAATGESLAVKSTPKAPLRDKSDPLDLALAEQEPKVHLLASAPPCSPHVVALHAAFEDAHAVHLVVDLCDGGDLFSLISARGRLLPEHEAARIAAQLAAALASCHRRGVAHRDVKPDNLLFDAATGALKLGDFGSAEWFGDGRAMAGLVGTPYYVAPEVVAGREYGEKVDVWSAGVVLYMMLSGTVPFYGATAPEIFEAVLRGTLRFPPRAFASVSPEAKDLLRRMLCRDVSRRLSAEQVLRHPWIVSRGGNAVAD